A portion of the Gossypium arboreum isolate Shixiya-1 chromosome 8, ASM2569848v2, whole genome shotgun sequence genome contains these proteins:
- the LOC108468923 gene encoding IQ domain-containing protein IQM2-like yields the protein MGIAFSWPFGECSTEMDNGSLDSMTVKSISFGDEERAKTPLRSISFKLSDSEPSILKSCGSGKMILEGSISFRGSDLEETMTSAVDEAVASSKSKAMDVIESLNPDFSLESSKESRVSDLNNPQMEAAIRLQKVYKSFRTRRKLADCAVLVEQSWWKLLDFAELKRSSISFFDMDKHETAISRWSRARTRAAKVGKGLFKNDKAQKLALQHWLEAIDPRHRYGHNLHFYYNQWLHSQCQEPFFYWLDIGEGKEVNIEKCPRSKLQQQCIKYLGPMERKPYEIVVVDGKFIYKQTGKLLQTTEETSDSKWIFVLSTSKILYVGKKKKGTFQHSSFLAGGATIAAGRLVVDNGVLKAVWPHSGHYRPTEENFNDFISFLKENDVDLTDVKMAPVDGEESFHGTSHHLRCNSSEENSLEPEENSVKGSIEKLGDLIEEGTSEGLECTMSSRFLNLSHLEIPMKTELFEVAVAYNHGSNSTVQDETMNENDHNVEAIAEESILQRINSRKGMKSYQLGKQLSCKWTTGAGPRIGCVRDFPSELQFRALEQVNLSPRSDGYTKLYFSPRSTSGLNPKLSEPVTTMREEMRTQSLPLLKKENLLQKSFLSLKGVGV from the exons ATGGGTATTGCTTTTTCATGGCCATTTGGTGAATGCAGTACTGAAATGGACAATGGCAGCTTGGATTCAATGACTGTGAAATCCATTAGTTTTGGAGACGAAGAAAGAGCTAAAACACCACTTAGATCCATCAGTTTCAAACTCTCAGATTCAGAACCAAGTATTTTAAAATCATGTGGTTCTGGGAAGATGATATTGGAAGGATCTATTAGTTTTAGAGGCAGTGATTTGGAGGAAACAATGACTTCCGCCGTTGATGAAGCTGTAGCAAGCTCGAAGAGCAAAGCAATGGATGTTATTGAATCTTTAAACCCAGATTTTTCATTGGAATCTTCAAAAGAATCGAGGGTTTCAGATCTTAACAATCCACAAATGGAGGCCGCGATAAGATTGCAAAAGGTTTATAAGAGCTTCCGTACAAGGAGAAAGCTAGCAGATTGTGCTGTTCTGGTTGAGCAAAGCTG GTGGAAGCTCTTGGATTTTGCTGAAttgaaaaggagttctatatcaTTTTTCGACATGGATAAACATGAAACAGCTATTTCTCGCTGGTCAAGAGCAAGAACAAGAGCTGCTAAAGTTGGCAAAGGTTTATTCAAGAACGATAAAGCTCAAAAGCTTGCTTTACAACACTGGCTTGAAGCT ATTGATCCAAGGCATAGGTATGGACATAACTTGCATTTTTATTATAATCAATGGCTCCATTCTCAGTGTCAAGAACCCTTTTTTTACTG GCTGGATATTGGAGAAGGCAAAGAAGTAAATATAGAAAAATGTCCTAGATCAAAGCTTCAACAACAATGCATCAAATATCTTGGTCCG ATGGAAAGGAAGCCCTATGAGATTGTTGTGGTAGATGGAAAATTCATATACAAGCAAACAGGGAAACTTCTTCAGACTACAGAAGAAACCAGTGATTCTAAGTGGATTTTTGTACTTAGTACATCAAAGATCTTGTATGTTGGCAAGAAAAAGAAGGGTACTTTTCAACATTCTAGTTTCTTGGCTGGTGGTGCTACTATTGCTGCTGGTAGATTAGTTGTTGACAATGGTGTCCTTAAG GCGGTCTGGCCTCATAGCGGTCATTATCGTCCTACAGAAGAAAACTTTAACGATTTCATTTCATTTCTGAAGGAGAACGATGTTGATCTTACAGATGTTAAG ATGGCACCAGTTGATGGAGAAGAGAGTTTCCATGGAACCAGTCACCATCTTAGATGCAATTCATCTGAAGAAAATAGCTTAGAGCCTGAAGAAAACAGTGTCAAAGGTTCGATCGAGAAGCTCGGTGATTTGATCGAAGAAGGAACCAGTGAAGGCCTTGAGTGCACAATGTCAAGCAGGTTCCTCAACTTGAGTCATCTTGAAATACCGATGAAAACCGAATTGTTTGAGGTTGCTGTTGCTTACAACCATGGTTCAAATTCAACGGTTCAAGACGAGACGATGAAtgaaaatgatcataatgttgaAGCCATAGCTGAAGAATCGATTCTTCAAAGGATTAACTCTAGGAAAGGGATGAAATCATATCAATTAGGCAAGCAATTGTCATGTAAATGGACTACAGGGGCAGGACCTCGAATCGGTTGCGTTCGAGATTTCCCTTCGGAACTTCAATTTCGAGCGTTGGAACAAGTGAATTTATCTCCGAGAAGTGATGGCTATACAAAATTGTACTTTTCTCCTCGATCTACTAGCGGCTTGAATCCGAAATTATCTGAACCGGTAACGACTATGAGAGAAGAAATGAGAACACAAAGTTTACCTCTTCTCAAGAAAGAGAACTTATTACAGAAAAGCTTCCTCTCTTTAAAAGGTGTCGGAGTTTGA
- the LOC108467746 gene encoding protochlorophyllide-dependent translocon component 52, chloroplastic-like translates to MDVLKASPTIVHSPYIPTTTRNKTQFAKPIFHNLNLQLPCYTRNGSKSRLFTTLSSSPISTTESIEPPMPEVEAEVGKERFDWYSQWYPVMPVCDLDKRVPHGKKVLGLDLVVWWDKNENEWKVFDDTCPHRLAPLSEGRIDQWGRLQCVYHGWCFGGNGDCKIIPQAPVDGPPVHTFKKACVAVYPSVVQHDIVWVWPNADPQYRDIITKKKPPYIPVLDDPSFSKLMGNRDIPYGYEVLVENLMDPAHVPYAHYGLMRTRTPTVKVDREGGRPLDMKVKKLDINGFLGKQDWGSSNFIAPCIFHAFADVEVDQENGSATSSEIVKAPPPNRRLSLIFMCVPVSPGNSRLIWTFPRNFGVWIDKIVPRWIFHIGQNLILDSDLYLLHVEERKIMEIGATNWQKACFVPTKSDALVVGFRRWFNKYAGGEIDWKGKYSGALPPSPPREQLMDRYWSHVVNCKSCNTAQKGLKALEVILQIMSVVLIGIVAVTKQNMISVVVKTTMVSMAIVCFAASKWLAYFIYKNFHYHDYNHAFV, encoded by the exons ATGGATGTTCTCAAAGCTTCTCCTACCATTGTTCATTCACCATACATTCCAACAACAACAAGAAACAAAACCCAGTTTGCTAAACCCATCTTTCACAATTTGAACTTACAATTACCATGTTATACAAGAAATGGATCGAAATCCAGGTTGTTTACGACCTTATCATCGTCCCCAATATCAACAACGGAGTCTATTGAGCCACCTATGCCGGAAGTTGAGGCTGAGGTCGGTAAAGAGAGATTCGATTGGTACTCACAGTGGTATCCAGTGATGCCTGTATGTGATTTGGATAAGAGGGTGCCACATGGTAAGAAAGTATTGGGACTTGATCTAGTGGTGTGGTGGGATAAGAACGAGAATGAATGGAAAGTGTTCGATGATACTTGTCCTCATAGATTAGCTCCTTTATCTGAGGGAAGAATTGATCAATGGGGGAGGTTACAATGTGTGTACCATGGTTGGTGTTTTGGTGGCAATGGTGACTGCAAAATCATTCCTCAAGCTCCCGTAGATGGACCCCCG GTCCATACATTCAAGAAAGCATGTGTGGCTGTTTATCCAAGTGTTGTGCAACATGATATTGTATGGGTTTGGCCAAATGCTGATCCTCAATACAGAGATATTATAACAAAGAAAAAGCCTCCTTACATTCCTGTATTAGATGATCCTTCATTTTCAAAGTTGATGGGAAACAGAGATATCCCTTATGG GTACGAGGTACTGGTTGAAAATCTTATGGATCCTGCTCATGTTCCATATGCACATTATGGTCTAATGCGCACTCGGACCCCAACCG TGAAGGTTGATAGAGAAGGGGGTAGACCACTTGATATGAAAGTTAAGAAGTTGGACATAAATGGTTTTCTTGGAAAGCAAGATTGGGGTAGTTCCAACTTTATTGCACCTTGCATCTTTCATGCTTTTGCCGATGTCGAAGTTGATCAAGAAAATGGATCTGCAACATCttccgaaattgtaaag GCACCGCCACCGAATCGAAGACTTTCTTTGATTTTTATGTGTGTTCCGGTTAGTCCAGGTAATAGTAGATTGATTTGGACTTTCCCGAGAAACTTCGGTGTTTGGATTGACAAAATTGTTCCAAGATGGATATTTCACATTGGACAAAACTTGATTCTTGATTCCGATTTGTATCTTCTTCATGTTGAG GAGCGTAAGATAATGGAAATCGGGGCTACCAATTGGCAAAAAGCTTGTTTCGTGCCTACAAAGTCAGATGCCTTAGTAGTTGGTTTCCGAAGGTGGTTCAACAAGTATGCCGGCGGTGAGATTGATTGGAAAGGGAAGTATAGTGGAGCTCTTCCTCCGTCCCCTCCTAGAGAACAACTAATGGATAG GTATTGGAGTCATGTGGTGAATTGTAAGAGTTGTAATACTGCACAAAAAGGTCTGAAGGCACTCGAAGTAATACTACAAATCATGTCTGTTGTTTTGATTGGCATCGTTGCTGTAACAAAGCAAAACATGATATCAGTGGTGGTTAAAACAACAATGGTATCAATGGCTATCGTTTGTTTTGCAGCTTCAAAATGGTTGGCTTATTTCATTTACAAGAATTTTCATTACCATGACTATAACCATGCTTTTGTGTAA